One window from the genome of Plasmodium berghei ANKA genome assembly, chromosome: 3 encodes:
- a CDS encoding pentafunctional AROM polypeptide, putative: protein MQEVTLEKSVSMPNTFREYDEFGFENIYVENTISPFFESFQLKRNDHGNYIIITDYKLLLKIKKYIFKIIAFLLNNKENEKSSLKNQTQNILNTSGIITQLRKKNDHNDVKKQKNIHTTYTQLDTKNYEQVMQNVIENRQIGDKNQHKNLARQEKNVYNENILNEKYKNIIKEIINNDKINTFEIENVLIVVTRIQKKYQKVDKLEEFIEILKKIPISSQSEIFVFLNKYMIYILQILHDHFKVMKIYAFPLSISSAITMIQEISRISNNPILIYIAICLLLPLNKKEYTFGLAEALKFGILNDKKLYIKIKEKDLKYFRKRLKYIIYKCIKNRENVIKKMCQKNVNYMNILNFGNIIGNAIKSVFDQITTFENYKNEYNIYGIYYELKILNEINKINMLLFLDIEQVMTKYKLNYKLNQNFLNYYTKDIITFLHKTYCSKENNKIPIIHLTDINKIKPDIIVNVPLSIFYKVLSPIVSISMCSNFILSNIFHNSQKREMININNLNFLFIKNVGNKSETIRAIYTSCMSMQSVILRNINLCFDVVLFIKILKDLKFNICLKKKTKKKYKTIFDKIYENSIETYKCEQYENYLSITGNIDKRNSNFLFKNFIFQDKIIFNVYNSGTVCRLILPLLCLYICKQNLKAKKENKKLLKFIILKGNEQMECLRIISPLVKVIQKSFKYIKIIYLKKKNYLPIQISVKIEKLKNYDIFLSNNIFINNSASSQFVSSMLLISPFSETNTCIHLLYKRIRNKIQKKYYLKIYRNKFFKIQIKKKVNYYNSLINVSKKNIYRKSLNPKELSNYKCIYNKVFLKIVYTKKDKQFDKTQICAKDIKVCSEQIRNRQKNVISVNKSNNILKKLNKTYFETTSKSFIDLTVNIMKLWGVKVCVQNYNYIIKNENILSKKYDNFAYFLVERKKKKKKKSIQYHKKSYWKNICRYTYSNYVKLNRYICNLNKNLFMKSIYKNIVNKIKYYKLGVKYEQTKGNDYTDKKNKNETVLDNSCLNNVSIIYKPIYRICNDLGLYFYFIVGCIIKKINCSFVLNLCLNNIIMKKISSKYYKIKYFMIQKNVQNYFLLNLLLLLGVDIYIKIKSARNVRLYLFTSKGINIRIKRQLYQYYEKNKKETNKIRKVKYHPFEKIYINYYFNNINKVLIKIVIDAESFSDDFFPICVLFCYYIIIHKTKNILFKIKNIHNQDIKESIRINNVVYILKLCFQNLVLILCDKNSIYITRIRSYIDNCIFNLNRNKHYIDTSKIGYKKNVIFYNNSKYILNNNNILYLFIDTKNDHRIIFMTTILSLIFRNILIDNCFQIKKSYPEFYKHVNEYLQINLNYATSFELKFNHFIHFNNYNILNEHINSSFSGSLNINSLLFTDLVKKKKKKKKWKPNFLNYYKGITNNSEIEIPQNENYMRKYKYKEIIKNDINICYLLKEINRLNINIICGIRNVGKSFLGKKIENSFVIDIDDYVFEKEIKFDKIKINDFRYYEYLTFISVLYMSYCILAYKPCSKGCANKTKIRYTSKYKQIFHKVDNLYFFISNDVIFYNKKINDLYKNIKHKINQSNNNYINNISIILGGGIIEFENSRNVINKLKNVTIIKRDKYELYEICINDKIKPKLSGNLIEIIEKRTIIFNELNIPFHFSIPTEYIINKNIKNLNKTRNNLIVASFLNFFNYKFYVKPIINPKLLFTQIISINLNDFHLFNYKSMESNYEYVELIINEQNESQTKNRSEINEKSVNFPSIDFELLNLAIFIIRAYTSKPIIIKLSKYFFCHNFSKSMTNSEKKQLEKINLNYLINIFYKYKINIFDIDIKYVDILEEQNENCFFIISKNVNEINKLQKYISIVNMFYVGCLKLSFHLFSKKNKELLNSILNEYYKDRLKNKSLQSYNQYIKKNGEYILLYNIESKYNPFSAFLYNQITNFKFQKSFLTNLHKHNSKKIFQIIKQNESQILYSSFMYTHYYTNCIIAICYSSNCL from the exons atatcaaaaagtTGACAAACTCGAAGAGTTTAtagaaattttaaaaaaaattccaaTTTCAAGCCAAAGtgaaatatttgtttttttaaataaatacatgATATACATTCTACAGATTCTTCATGATCACTTTAAAg tgatgaaaatatatgcattccCCCTTAGTATCAGTTCAGCAATTACAATGATCCAAGAAATATCTCGAATTTCGAATAACCCCATCttaa tCTACATAGCAATATGCCTACTTTTGcctttaaataaaaaggaatataCATTTGGTTTAGCGGAGGCGCTAAAATTTGGAATTcttaatgataaaaaactttatataaaaataaaagaaaaggatttaaaatattttcgaaaaaggttgaaatatataatatacaaatgtataaaaaatagagaaaatgtaataaaaaaaatgtgccagaaaaatgtgaattatatgaatattttaaattttggTAATATTATAGGAAATGCAATAAAAAGTGTATTTGATCAAATAACAActtttgaaaattataaaaatgaatacaatatatatggaaTTTACTacgaattaaaaatattaaatgaaattaataaGATAAATATGCTTTTATTTCTTGATATTGAACAAGTTATGACAAAATATAAGTTAAACtataaattaaatcaaaattttcttaattattatactaaagatataattacatttttacACAAAACATATTGTtctaaagaaaataataaaattccTATTATTCATCTAACagacataaataaaataaaaccaGATATTATAGTAAATGTACCATtgtctatattttataaagtTCTATCGCCCATTGTTTCTATTTCAATGTGTTcgaattttatattatcaaatatttttcataattctcaaaaaagagaaatgataaatataaacaatttaaattttttatttataaaaaatgttggAAATAAATCTGAAACAATCCGTGCAATTTACACTAGTTGCATGTCTATGCAAAGTGTTATACTTAGAAATATTAATCTATGTTTCGAtgttgttttatttattaaaattttaaaggatttaaaatttaatatatgtttgaaaaaaaaaacgaagaaaaaatataaaaccatatttgataaaatatatgagaATTCTATTGAAACATACAAATGTGAACAATATGAAAATTACCTATCAATTACGGGAAATATAGACAAAAGGAAttccaattttttattcaaaaattttatatttcaagataaaataatatttaatgtatataacTCTGGAACTGTTTGCCGATTAATATTACCATTgttatgtttatatatatgcaaacaaaatttaaaagcaaaaaaagaaaataaaaaattattaaaatttattattttaaaaggaAATGAACAAATGGAATGTCTTCGAATTATAAGCCCATTGGTTAAAGTTATTCAAAaatcttttaaatatataaaaattatttatttaaaaaaaaaaaattatttgccTATTCAGATATCTGTAAAAATAgagaaattaaaaaattatgatatttttttatccaacaatatatttattaataattctgCATCTAGTCAATTTGTATCTTCTATGTTATTAATTTCCCCATTTTCCGAAACTAACACATGTATACATTTGCTATATAAAAGGATTAGGAACAAAattcagaaaaaatattatttaaaaatatataggaataaattttttaaaatacaaattaagaaaaaagttaattattataattcattaattaatgtctctaaaaaaaatatttatagaaaaagTTTGAATCCCAAAGAATTATCAAATTACAAATGTATCTATAATAAAGTATTcttaaaaattgtttatacaaaaaaagataaacaATTTGATAAAACTCAAATATGTgcaaaagatataaaagTATGTAGTGAACAAATCCGAAatagacaaaaaaatgttataagTGTAAATAAATcgaataatattttgaaaaaattaaataaaacatattttgaAACAACTTCAAAATCTTTTATTGATTTAACTGtgaatataatgaaattatGGGGTGTAAAAGTTTGTgtacaaaattataattatattataaaaaatgaaaatatattatcaaaaaaatatgacaattttgcatattttttagtagaaagaaaaaaaaaaaaaaaaaaaaaatctatacaatatcataaaaaaagctattggaaaaatatatgtagaTATACTTATTCTAACTATGTTAAATTAAATAGATACATATGtaatttgaataaaaatttatttatgaaatctatttataaaaatattgttaacaaaattaaatactACAAATTAGGAGttaaatatgaacaaaCCAAAGGAAATGATTATacagataaaaaaaataaaaatgaaacagTTTTAGACAATTCATGTTTGAATAATGttagtattatttataagcCTATATACAGAATATGTAACGATTTAGgactttatttttattttattgttggatgcataataaaaaaaataaattgcaGTTTTGTTTTAAACTTATGTCTaaacaatattataatgaaaaaaattagctcaaaatattataaaataaaatattttatgattcaaaaaaatgtgcaaaattattttttattaaatttattactattattaggtgttgatatatatataaaaataaaatctgCTAGAAATGTTagattatatttatttacttcaaagggaataaatataagaataaaaagGCAGTTGTATCAATactatgaaaaaaataaaaaagaaacaaacaaaattaGGAAAGTGAAATATCATCCTTTTgagaaaatatacataaattattattttaataatataaacaaagtattaataaaaatagttataGATGCAGAATCTTTTTCAGACGATTTTTTTCCTATTtgtgttttattttgttattatataataattcataaaactaaaaatatattattcaaaataaagaatatacATAATCAAGATATCAAAGAATCGATACGTATAAATAACGTTGTCTATATACTTAAGCTTtgttttcaaaatttaGTTTTGATTTTATGTGACaaaaatagtatatatattacaagAATTCGCAGTTATATAGATAATTGTATATTCAATTTAAATCGTAATAAACATTATATAGACACTTCAAAAATaggttataaaaaaaatgtcatattttataacaattctaaatatatattaaataataataatatattatatttattcatagatacaaaaaatgatcatagaattatttttatgaccACTATATTGTCACTTATTTTTCGAAACATTTTAATTGACAATTGTTTCcagattaaaaaaagttatcCAGAATTTTATAAGCATGTAAATGAATATCTACAAATAAATCTTAACTATGCCACATCTTttgaattaaaatttaatcattttattcattttaacAATTATAACATATTAAATGAACATATTAATTCGTCATTTTCGGGttctttaaatataaacagTTTACTTTTTACTGatttagtaaaaaaaaaaaaaaaaaaaaaaaaatggaaacccaattttttaaactaTTATAAAGGAATAACTAATAACTCAGAAATTGAAATAccacaaaatgaaaattatatgagaaaatataaatataaagaaataataaaaaatgatattaacatttgttatttattaaaagaaataaatcgtcttaatataaatataatatgtggCATTCGAAATGTAGGAAAATCCTTTTTagggaaaaaaatagaaaatagtTTTGTAATAGATATAGATGATTATGtatttgaaaaagaaattaaatttgataaaattaaaataaacgATTTTAGatattatgaatatctGACATTTATTTCGGTACTTTATATGTCTTATTGTATTTTAGCTTACAAACCATGCTCAAAAGGTTGTgcaaataaaacaaaaataagatatacaagtaaatataaacaaatatttcataaagTTGAtaatctatattttttcataagtAATGATgtgattttttataataaaaaaataaacgatttatataaaaatataaaacataaaataaatcaatcaaataacaattatattaataatatatctatCATTTTAGGAGGGGGGATAATTGAATTTGAAAATTCAAGAAAtgttataaacaaattaaaaaatgttacaattattaaaagagataaatatgaattatatgaaatatgtataaatgataaaataaaaccaAAACTATCAGGAAATTTAATTGaaattatagaaaaaagaactataatatttaacgaattaaatataccttttcatttttcgATACCTAcagaatatattataaataaaaatataaaaaatttaaataaaacaagaAATAACTTAATTGTAGCTAgttttctaaatttttttaattataaattttatgttaAACCTATTATAAATcctaaattattatttactcAAATTATTTCCATAAATCTGAATGATTtccatttatttaattataaatcaATGGAATCCAATTATGAATATGTTGAACTTATCATCaatgaacaaaatgaaaGTCAAACCAAAAATCGAAGTGAAATAAACGAAAAAAGTGTTAATTTTCCATCCATAGATTTCGAATTGCTAAATCtagctatttttattattcgaGCATATACATCTAAAcctattataataaaattaagcaaatattttttttgtcataATTTTAGTAAAAGTATGACCaattcagaaaaaaaacaacttgaaaaaataaatcttaactatttaataaatatattttataaatacaaaattaacatatttgatattgatataaaatatgtagaTATTTTAGaagaacaaaatgaaaattgtttttttattatttcaaaaaatgtaaatgaaataaataaactaCAAAAGTATATAAGCATAgttaatatgttttatgtGGGTTGTTTAAAATTGtcatttcatttattttctaaaaaaaataaagaattacTCAACTcaattttaaatgaatattataaagacagattaaaaaacaaatctTTGCAAAGCTACAaccaatatataaaaaaaaatggagaatatattttattatataatatagaatCTAAATATAACCCCTTTTCAGCCTTTTTATATAACcaaataacaaattttaaatttcaAAAGTCCTTTTTAACCAATCTACATAAACATAActccaaaaaaatatttcaaataatcaaacaaaatgaaagtcaaatattatattccaGTTTTATGTATACCCATTATTACACAAATTGTATAATTGCTATTTGTTATTCCTCCAATTGTTTgtag
- a CDS encoding DNA-directed RNA polymerase III subunit RPC10, putative has translation MAFFCPNCHNIVLVHVENGVYLYCKTCNFKYKIKNKIYNKYDCKEFNKTIPLDAVDMNNKNMSKTQAICPKCTHDEAYFYSLQIRSADEPSTLFYICVNCNYHWKE, from the exons ATGGCTTTTTTTTGTCCGAATTGCCACAATATTGTTTTAGTTCATGTTGAAAATGGAGTATACCTTTACTGTAAAACATGTAatttcaaatataaaataaaaaataaaatatacaacaAATATGATTGCAAAGAATTTAACAAAACAATTCCCTTGGATGCTGTagatatgaataataaaaatatgtccAAAACACAAG ctaTATGCCCAAAATGCACACATGATGAAGCTTATTTTTACAGTTTGCAAATAAGATCAGCAGATGAGCCTAGTacacttttttatatttgcgTTAATTGCAATTATCATTGGAaggaataa
- a CDS encoding adenylosuccinate lyase, putative has translation MENLKNISPIDGRYKHSCKEIAEYFSEYALIKYRIYAEIQWLVFLNEKGFFFKQLSVQAIDELQKIANINDEDALRLKQIEKETNHDVKAVEYFIKEKISQNNGELVNIKEYVHYLCTSEDINNIAYGICIKSCLNNIIIPHIEQIMNRLKELASEYSHVAILSRTHGQPASATTFGKEMANYFDRLKRHVSTLKNIKIYGKFNGAVGNFNAHKIANNNIDWVNNIKYFVEKYFHINYSLYCTQIQDHDYICEISDALGRINSTLLDLSIDIWLYISNNLLKLKHIKNEIGSSTMPHKINPIDFENAEGNLHLANALFKAFSAKLPISRLQRDLSDSTVLRNIGTSYAYSLISYKSILKGLGKIDINEKAAYQELNNNWSTLAEPVQIVLKNYNFPNAYEELKNFTRGKTIDKELMQQYIKTKSQFIPPNSMNQLLDLSPNTYIGYADYLASNVDKI, from the coding sequence ATGGAAAACTTAAAAAACATTTCTCCAATTGATGGGAGATATAAACATAGTTGTAAAGAAATTGCCGAATATTTCTCAGAATATgctttaataaaatataggaTATATGCAGAAATACAATGGCTTGTTTTTTTGAATGAAAAaggttttttttttaaacagtTAAGTGTACAAGCAATTGACGAGttacaaaaaatagcaaatataaatgacgAAGATGCATTAAGattaaaacaaattgaaaaagaaacaaaTCATGATGTTAAAGCAGtagaatattttattaaagaaaaaataagtcAAAATAATGGTGAACttgttaatataaaagagTATGtacattatttatgtactagtgaagatataaataatatagcatatggtatatgcataaaatcgtgtttaaataatataataataccTCATATAGAACAAATAATGAATCGATTAAAAGAGTTAGCATCTGAATACAGTCATGTTGCTATATTATCGAGAACCCATGGTCAACCTGCATCTGCAACAACCTTTGGAAAAGAAATGGCTAACTATTTTGATAGATTAAAAAGACATGTATCtacattaaaaaacataaaaatatatggaaaATTTAATGGTGCAGTTGGCAATTTTAATGCTCATAAAATagctaataataatattgattgggttaataatataaaatattttgtagaaaaatattttcatattaattataGTTTATATTGTACACAAATACAAGACCatgattatatatgtgaaaTTTCAGATGCATTAGGAAGAATTAATTCCACACTTTTAGATTTATCAATAGATATAtggttatatatatcaaataatttattaaaattaaaacatataaaaaatgaaataggAAGCAGTACTATGCCTCATAAAATAAACCCAATTGATTTTGAAAACGCTGAAGGAAATTTACATCTAGCTAATGCACTTTTTAAAGCATTCAGTGCAAAACTTCCTATAAGTAGATTACAAAGAGATTTATCCGATTCAACAGTTTTACGAAATATTGGGACTTCATATGCATATTCCCTTATTTCTTATAAATCGATTTTAAAAGGTTTAGGAAAAATtgatattaatgaaaaagcAGCATATCAAGagttaaataataattggAGTACTTTAGCTGAGCCTGTTcaaattgttttaaaaaactaTAATTTTCCAAATGCTTatgaagaattaaaaaacttTACACGTGGAAAAACTATTGATAAAGAACTAATGCAGcaatatattaaaacaaaatctCAATTCATACCCCCAAATTCTATGAATCAATTGTTAGATCTTAGCcctaatacatatataggATATGCTGATTATTTAGCTAGTAATgttgataaaatataa
- a CDS encoding merozoite surface protein 4/5, translating into MKAVNYLSLINLFVVLLMSFKNVHDISLINTKKNPRNIFCAKRILGDSPSGNSSTSSNQNEGNDNSNLATNKGNTNDSDKPNGNNIPNPQSKSENANISEPDKAGSASNPPQPDNTNGDPENSIHSEDDEDDDEEDCSVNNGGCGENLLCEKMENGVIKCSCPSGYKLHGTNCIALLSAYSVNYSFCGILMILIILVSIIY; encoded by the exons atgaaagcCGTAAATTACTTATCACTGATTAATCTCTTTgttgttttattaatgtcatttaaaaatgtgcatgatatttctttaattaatacaaaaaaaaatccacgtaatatattttgtgcTAAAAGGATTTTAGGGGATTCCCCATCTGGTAATTCATCAACTAGTTCGAATCAAAATGAGGGTAATGATAATTCAAACTTAGCTACTAACAAAGGAAATACAAACGACTCAGATAAACCAAATGGTAATAATATACCAAATCCTCAAAGTAAATCTGAAAATGCAAATATATCTGAACCCGATAAAGCTGGAAGTGCTTCAAATCCACCACAGCCAG ATAATACAAATGGCGATCCAGAAAATTCCATTCATTCTGAAGATGATGAAGATGATGATGAAGAAGATTGCTCAGTGAATAATGGGGGATGTGGAGAAAATTTATTGTGtgaaaaaatggaaaatggGGTAATAAAATGTTCATGTCCATCTGGATATAAATTACACGGTACTAACTGTATCGCATTACTCAGTGCATATTCAGTAAATTATAGTTTTTGTGGAATTTTAAtgattttaattattttagtttccataatatattaa